The following are encoded in a window of Capricornis sumatraensis isolate serow.1 chromosome 7, serow.2, whole genome shotgun sequence genomic DNA:
- the ATOH1 gene encoding transcription factor ATOH1 yields MSRLLHAEEWAEGKELGDHHRHPQPHHLPQPPPPQPPATLQAREHPVYPAELSLLDSTDPRAWLAPTLQGICTARAAQYLLHSPELGASEAAAPRDEADARGELVRRSGGSGSSKSPGPVKVREQLCKLKGGVVVDELGCSRQRAPSSKQVNGVQKQRRLAANARERRRMHGLNHAFDQLRNVIPSFNNDKKLSKYETLQMAQIYINALSELLQTPSSGDQPPPPSASCKSDHHHLRAAAPYEAGAGTATAAGTPQASGGAQRPTPPGSCRTRFSAPASAGGYSVQLEALHFSTFEDSALTAMMAQKNLSPSLPGGILQPVQEESSKTSPRSHRSDGEFSPHSHYSDSDEAS; encoded by the coding sequence ATGTCCCGCCTGCTGCATGCAGAAGAGTGGGCTGAGGGGAAGGAGTTGGGGGACCACCATCGTCATCCCCAGCCGCACCACCTCCCACAGCCGCCGCCACCCCAGCCTCCTGCGACCCTGCAGGCGAGAGAGCATCCGGTCTACCCGGCGGAGCTGTCCCTCCTGGACAGCACCGACCCACGCGCCTGGCTGGCTCCCACTTTGCAGGGCATCTGCACGGCACGCGCCGCCCAGTACTTGCTCCATTCCCCAGAGCTGGGTGCCTCCGAGGCCGCCGCGCCCCGGGACGAGGCGGACGCCCGAGGGGAGCTGGTGAGAAGGAGCGGCGGCAGTGGCAGCAGCAAGAGCCCGGGACCGGTAAAAGTGCGGGAACAGCTGTGCAAGCTGAAAGGCGGGGTGGTGGTAGACGAGCTGGGCTGCAGCCGCCAGCGCGCCCCTTCCAGCAAACAGGTGAACGGGGTGCAGAAGCAAAGGCGGCTGGCGGCCAACGCCAGGGAGCGACGCAGGATGCACGGGCTGAATCACGCCTTCGACCAGCTTCGCAATGTTATCCCGTCCTTCAATAACGACAAGAAGCTGTCCAAGTACGAGACCCTGCAGATGGCCCAGATCTACATCAACGCCTTGTCCGAGCTGCTTCAAACCCCCAGCAGCGGAGACCAGCCGCCGCCGCCATCAGCATCTTGCAAGAGCGACCACCACCACCTTCGCGCCGCCGCCCCCTACGAAGCAGGCGCGGGCACCGCGACTGCAGCGGGGACGCCGCAAGCCTCGGGAGGGGCTCAGCGACCGACCCCTCCCGGCAGCTGCCGGACTCGCTTTTCGGCCCCGGCCTCCGCTGGCGGTTACTCGGTGCAGCTGGAAGCTCTGCACTTCTCGACTTTCGAGGACAGCGCCCTGACGGCGATGATGGCGCAAAAGAACTTGTCGCCTTCGCTGCCTGGGGGCATCCTGCAGCCAGTGCAGGAGGAAAGTAGCAAAACTTCCCCCCGATCCCACAGAAGCGACGGGGAGTTTTCCCCCCATTCCCATTACAGTGACTCGGATGAGGCAAGTTAG